In the genome of Phlebotomus papatasi isolate M1 chromosome 2, Ppap_2.1, whole genome shotgun sequence, one region contains:
- the LOC129803054 gene encoding uncharacterized protein LOC129803054: protein MKLSTVYEMDQLRRLCTDYVLKTLTKCNIWTYFCHSVDVFQDECLRAKCLDFISNSDGGIFHREDFLGVSRGAVKLLLEMESIRVTESELLEVIIKWIDFHGGRGDRRAFLGDLWYLIRFPAMSSSEFGCVVEQYLGLLSDEEVHQVRLAISGAPNNSPFSKHPRMRLPRILFSGGITLKIIFQFSKVFGSEEHCQDLKMALKILGKEETLICGIGILVEHDFEQAISGEISIQINTESGWKDDSFPTIEGGHQMAHGRKHKLLFLIFQEVKMIPEQWYRINLTTKCDKVVKVEGEFHEIANLGENQVKFIHNDKHSSIPLVIFK from the coding sequence ATGAAATTATCGACCGTGTACGAAATGGATCAGCTGAGAAGATTGTGTACAGACTATGTACTCAAGACACTAACAAAATGCAACATTTGGACATACTTTTGCCATTCTGTGGACGTGTTCCAGGACGAATGTCTGAGGGCCAAATGCCTCGATTTTATCTCCAACTCTGACGGTGGTATTTTCCACAGAGAAGATTTCTTAGGGGTGTCCAGGGGTGCTGTTAAATTGCTCCTGGAGATGGAATCAATTAGAGTGACTGAAAGTGAATTGCTCGAGGTGATAATTAAGTGGATTGACTTCCATGGTGGAAGAGGAGACAGGAGAGCATTTCTCGGAGACTTATGGTACCTCATCCGTTTCCCTGCCATGTCCAGCAGTGAATTTGGATGTGTGGTAGAGCAGTATTTGGGGCTGCTGTCCGATGAGGAGGTTCATCAAGTGAGGTTGGCTATTTCCGGAGCACCTAATAATTCTCCTTTTTCCAAACATCCTCGAATGCGACTGCCTAGGATATTGTTCAGTGGAGGGAttacattgaaaattatattcCAATTTTCGAAAGTATTTGGATCTGAGGAGCACTGTCAGGACCTCAAAATGGCTCTGAAGATCCTTGGAAAGGAGGAGACTTTGATTTGTGGGATTGGAATTCTTGTGGAACATGACTTTGAACAGGCAATTTCTGGGGAGATAAGCATACAGATCAACACAGAATCTGGCTGGAAGGATGATTCTTTTCCCACAATTGAAGGTGGACATCAGATGGCACATGGAAGAAAACACAAACTCCTATTTCTCATTTTCCAGGAAGTTAAAATGATCCCTGAGCAATGGTATAGGATTAATTTAACCACAAAATGCGATAAAGTAGTGAAAGTTGAaggagaatttcatgaaatagcAAATTTAGGTGAAAATCAGGTGAAATTTATTCACAATGACAAACACAGCAGTATTCCTCTGGTAATATTTAAATAA